A stretch of Larus michahellis chromosome Z, bLarMic1.1, whole genome shotgun sequence DNA encodes these proteins:
- the ARK2C gene encoding E3 ubiquitin-protein ligase ARK2C isoform X2, whose translation MGYLRTGAPFQRSQHPHATSCRHFHLGPQPQLSADFTLPHAVQPQPGLTPHMAPAHQHSGPLHQPLAPVPALPFQDVAGPSFLPQALHQQYLLQQQLLEAQHRRLMPHPRRAQERMSVQPHRLHPSFDFSHQLQTPQPMGPQPRYLAEGTDWDLSVDAGLTHAQFQVRPVPQPYQHYLATPRMHHFPRSTSSTQMVVHEIRNYPYPQLQLLALQGLNPSRHTSAVRESYEELLQLEDRLGSVSRGAVQNTIERFTFPHKYKKRRPQEGKAEPDDGEESDTDEKCTICLSMLEDGEDVRRLPCMHLFHQVCVDQWLATSKKCPICRVDIETQLGSDS comes from the exons GTGCTCCTTTTCAAAGGTCTCAGCATCCCCATGCTACCTCCTGCCGGCACTTCCACCTGGGTCCCCAGCCTCAGCTCTCCGCCGACTTCACCCTGCCTCACGCGGTGCAGCCCCAGCCGGGGCTGACCCCCCACATGGCCCCCGCGCACCAGCACAGTGGTCCCCTGCACCAGCCCCTGGCGccggtgccagccctgcccttccAGGACGTGGCCGGACCCTCCTTCCTACCTCAGGCGCTTCACCAGCAatacctcctccagcagcagctcctcgaGGCACAGCACCGCCGGCTCATGCCCCATCCCAG gcgGGCTCAAGAGCGCATGTCCGTTCAGCCTCACCGCCTACACCCCAGCTTTGACTTCAGCCACCAACTGCAAACTCCACAACCCATGGGACCCCAGCCCAGGTATTTGGCAGAAGGCACAGACTG GGACCTCAGTGTCGATGCGGGGCTGACTCACGCCCAGTTCCAGGTCCGGCCGGTCCCTCAGCCCTATCAGCATTACTTAGCTACACCTCGGATGCACCATTTCCCCAGGAGCACATCCTCGACACAGATG GTTGTTCACGAAATCAGAAATTACCCTTATCCTCAGCTCCAGCTACTTGCTCTTCAGGGACTGAACCCAAGCAGGCACACGTCCGCTGTGCGGGAGAGCTATGAA gagctgctgcagctggaggacaGGCTGGGCAGCGTGAGCCGGGGTGCCGTCCAGAACACCATCGAGAGGTTCACCTTCCCCCACAAGTACAAGAAG AGAAGACCACAGGAGGGCAAAGCTGAACCAGATGATGGAGAGGAGTCGGACACCGATGAGAAATGCACAATCTGTCTGTCCATGCTTGAAGATGGAGAAGACGTCAG GCGGTTGCCCTGTATGCATCTCTTCCATCAAGTGTGCGTGGACCAGTGGCTGGCCACCAGCAAGAAGTGCCCGATCTGCAGGGTGGACATTGAAACACAGCTCGGCTCGGACAGCTGA
- the ARK2C gene encoding E3 ubiquitin-protein ligase ARK2C isoform X1 has product MVLVHVGYLVLPVFGSVRNRGAPFQRSQHPHATSCRHFHLGPQPQLSADFTLPHAVQPQPGLTPHMAPAHQHSGPLHQPLAPVPALPFQDVAGPSFLPQALHQQYLLQQQLLEAQHRRLMPHPRRAQERMSVQPHRLHPSFDFSHQLQTPQPMGPQPRYLAEGTDWDLSVDAGLTHAQFQVRPVPQPYQHYLATPRMHHFPRSTSSTQMVVHEIRNYPYPQLQLLALQGLNPSRHTSAVRESYEELLQLEDRLGSVSRGAVQNTIERFTFPHKYKKRRPQEGKAEPDDGEESDTDEKCTICLSMLEDGEDVRRLPCMHLFHQVCVDQWLATSKKCPICRVDIETQLGSDS; this is encoded by the exons GTGCTCCTTTTCAAAGGTCTCAGCATCCCCATGCTACCTCCTGCCGGCACTTCCACCTGGGTCCCCAGCCTCAGCTCTCCGCCGACTTCACCCTGCCTCACGCGGTGCAGCCCCAGCCGGGGCTGACCCCCCACATGGCCCCCGCGCACCAGCACAGTGGTCCCCTGCACCAGCCCCTGGCGccggtgccagccctgcccttccAGGACGTGGCCGGACCCTCCTTCCTACCTCAGGCGCTTCACCAGCAatacctcctccagcagcagctcctcgaGGCACAGCACCGCCGGCTCATGCCCCATCCCAG gcgGGCTCAAGAGCGCATGTCCGTTCAGCCTCACCGCCTACACCCCAGCTTTGACTTCAGCCACCAACTGCAAACTCCACAACCCATGGGACCCCAGCCCAGGTATTTGGCAGAAGGCACAGACTG GGACCTCAGTGTCGATGCGGGGCTGACTCACGCCCAGTTCCAGGTCCGGCCGGTCCCTCAGCCCTATCAGCATTACTTAGCTACACCTCGGATGCACCATTTCCCCAGGAGCACATCCTCGACACAGATG GTTGTTCACGAAATCAGAAATTACCCTTATCCTCAGCTCCAGCTACTTGCTCTTCAGGGACTGAACCCAAGCAGGCACACGTCCGCTGTGCGGGAGAGCTATGAA gagctgctgcagctggaggacaGGCTGGGCAGCGTGAGCCGGGGTGCCGTCCAGAACACCATCGAGAGGTTCACCTTCCCCCACAAGTACAAGAAG AGAAGACCACAGGAGGGCAAAGCTGAACCAGATGATGGAGAGGAGTCGGACACCGATGAGAAATGCACAATCTGTCTGTCCATGCTTGAAGATGGAGAAGACGTCAG GCGGTTGCCCTGTATGCATCTCTTCCATCAAGTGTGCGTGGACCAGTGGCTGGCCACCAGCAAGAAGTGCCCGATCTGCAGGGTGGACATTGAAACACAGCTCGGCTCGGACAGCTGA